The Halomonas sp. 'Soap Lake #6' genomic sequence ATCAGGGGATGTCAAAGTGGTCGAAGGTGTTAACGAAAAAGGGCTAACTTTTAGCTTGCTGGCCTTTTCAAGCGCAGAAGGTCCTATAGATATGGTCGATAACACCCAGGCTGTATTATCGGCGATCGACCTGGGCGAATGGACGCTGTCTCAGTTTGGCACCGTAGCTGAAGTGAAAGAGGCGCTTGAAGAGCAACCGGTGATGATCACATCCCTGCTGCCCCATGGTCTGATGAAAACCCCCTTCCATTACGCTCTGCACGACGCTACTGGCAAATCAATAGTGATAGAGTTTGCTAACGGTGAGAAAAACATCATCGATAATCCTCTAGGTGTCATGACTAACGGCCCCGAGTTTTCTTGGCATATGACCAATATGAACAACTACACGTTCATGAGTAACATAGATCAATCCAAGCTTGAGATTAACGGGGTAAAACTTGAGCAGCCGGACTCAGGAATAGCAACCGCAGGACTGCCAGCCTCTAATACGTCTGTCGGTCGGTTTGTACGTGCCGTTTACTATTCACATTTTGCTGAGAAAGCTGACGATGCTGACAGTGCGATCACTACGCTGTCACATGTGATGAATAATTTTGACCGGCCCCGTGGTATTACCATAGATAATCGTTTTCGTGATTCTGTTGAAAACATTACCGCTCCTGGGGTCCATCACAACCGCGTTTACAC encodes the following:
- a CDS encoding linear amide C-N hydrolase translates to MLRLPKFRFPAACMAIACTALTPAVLACTSLLYGDSNNQFYAGRTLELPMELPYKVSYYPAGATFGSQADKHHVLDFTGQNAFLSIGMPDPVSGDVKVVEGVNEKGLTFSLLAFSSAEGPIDMVDNTQAVLSAIDLGEWTLSQFGTVAEVKEALEEQPVMITSLLPHGLMKTPFHYALHDATGKSIVIEFANGEKNIIDNPLGVMTNGPEFSWHMTNMNNYTFMSNIDQSKLEINGVKLEQPDSGIATAGLPASNTSVGRFVRAVYYSHFAEKADDADSAITTLSHVMNNFDRPRGITIDNRFRDSVENITAPGVHHNRVYTSEYTTWISLTNLHERQLYIRTYDSLNYIRFDLDDLSDVEEIRHVELKDVAKGPSNATTALNP